From Paenibacillus sp. PK3_47, the proteins below share one genomic window:
- the gyrA gene encoding DNA gyrase subunit A, with protein sequence MAEQNNPQIKDRDIGEEMRESFMDYAMSIIVSRALPDVRDGLKPVHRRILFAMSELGMFSDKPHKKSARIVGEVIGKYHPHGDSAVYETMVRMAQDFSMRYMLIDGHGNFGSIDGDMAAAMRYTEARLSKIAGEMLRDLNKETVDFAPNYDGEENEPVVLPARYPNLLVNGVGGIAVGMATNIPPHNLGEVIDGVQAMIKNPDITPMELMEYIQGPDFPTAGYILGREGIRQAYRTGRGSVTMRAKAVIEENNGKARIIVHELPYQVNKARLVEKIAELVREKRIEGITDLRDESDRNGMRVVIEMRRDVNPNVVLNNLYKHTAMQSTFGINMLAIVGKEPKILNLREVLYHYLQHQIEVIRRRTIFDLKKAEARAHILEGLRIALDHLDEVIALIRASRTTDIAREGLIETFSLSVEQAQAILDMRMQRLTGLEREKIENEYNELMAKIAEYREILANEHLVLDIISNELQEIRDKYSDDRRTEITIGEESILDEDLIPREEVVITITHTGYIKRLPVSTYRSQKRGGRGVIGMDTKDEDFVEHLFVSNSHNYLMFFTDKGKVYRIKAYEIPELGRTARGTPIINLIQIEQGEKISAVIQVEEGDSDKYLFFATREGIVKKTPLEDYNNIRKGGLIAINLREEDSLIEVKLTDGEQNLIIGTARGMSITFSENDVRSMGRSATGVKGITLDDNDHVIGMDCVDKDLEVLIVTTKGYGKRTPAADYRSQTRGGKGIKTINLTDKNGPVVGLKVVKKDEDLMIITTSGTLIRTSMDGISTMGRYAQGVKLINIREDDAVATLCRADKEEELPELEDGEEVLGEAAEEAVTSDQPESDNQDEESNEE encoded by the coding sequence ATGGCTGAACAAAATAACCCGCAAATCAAAGATCGGGACATTGGTGAGGAAATGCGCGAATCCTTTATGGATTACGCGATGAGCATCATTGTCAGCCGGGCTTTGCCGGATGTGCGGGACGGACTCAAGCCTGTTCACCGACGCATTTTGTTTGCGATGTCGGAACTTGGGATGTTCTCGGATAAGCCTCACAAGAAATCAGCGAGAATCGTTGGTGAGGTTATCGGTAAGTATCACCCTCACGGGGACTCTGCTGTATATGAAACAATGGTACGGATGGCCCAGGATTTCTCCATGCGCTATATGCTCATAGACGGGCACGGTAACTTTGGATCGATTGACGGAGATATGGCTGCTGCAATGCGGTATACAGAAGCAAGGCTGTCCAAAATTGCCGGTGAGATGCTTCGGGATCTCAATAAAGAAACGGTAGATTTTGCACCCAACTACGACGGTGAAGAGAATGAGCCGGTAGTATTGCCTGCACGTTATCCTAATCTGCTCGTTAACGGGGTAGGCGGAATCGCTGTAGGGATGGCAACCAATATTCCTCCGCATAACCTGGGTGAGGTTATTGACGGTGTGCAGGCAATGATCAAGAATCCGGACATTACGCCTATGGAGCTCATGGAGTATATTCAAGGACCGGATTTCCCTACTGCAGGGTATATATTGGGCCGTGAAGGTATTCGCCAGGCCTACCGGACAGGCCGCGGATCGGTTACGATGCGCGCCAAGGCAGTCATTGAAGAGAATAACGGAAAAGCACGGATTATTGTGCACGAATTGCCTTATCAGGTCAACAAAGCCAGACTCGTAGAGAAGATTGCGGAACTGGTCCGCGAAAAACGGATCGAAGGCATTACCGATCTTCGTGACGAATCTGACCGCAATGGTATGCGGGTCGTGATCGAGATGAGACGGGATGTTAATCCGAATGTAGTCTTGAACAATCTCTACAAGCATACTGCAATGCAGTCCACCTTCGGCATTAATATGCTGGCTATCGTCGGCAAAGAGCCGAAGATTCTGAATCTTCGCGAAGTGCTGTATCACTATTTGCAGCACCAGATTGAAGTAATCCGCCGCCGGACAATCTTTGATCTCAAGAAAGCAGAGGCACGGGCGCATATCCTGGAAGGTCTGCGGATCGCGCTGGATCATCTGGACGAAGTCATTGCACTGATCAGAGCTTCCCGTACAACCGATATTGCCCGTGAAGGCTTGATTGAGACCTTCAGTCTCAGCGTTGAGCAGGCTCAGGCCATTCTCGATATGCGGATGCAGCGCCTGACCGGACTGGAACGTGAGAAGATTGAAAATGAATATAATGAGCTGATGGCCAAAATTGCCGAGTACCGCGAGATTCTGGCTAACGAGCACCTTGTGCTTGATATCATCAGCAATGAACTTCAGGAAATCCGTGACAAGTATTCGGATGACCGCCGCACTGAGATTACCATCGGTGAAGAGAGCATTCTCGATGAGGATCTGATCCCGCGTGAAGAGGTTGTAATTACTATTACCCACACCGGCTACATCAAACGCCTGCCAGTCAGCACCTACCGCAGCCAGAAGCGCGGAGGCCGGGGTGTTATCGGTATGGATACGAAGGATGAGGATTTCGTAGAGCATCTCTTCGTAAGTAATTCCCACAACTATCTGATGTTCTTTACCGATAAGGGTAAAGTATACCGGATCAAAGCTTACGAGATTCCTGAGCTGGGCCGTACGGCACGGGGAACACCGATCATCAACCTGATTCAGATTGAGCAGGGCGAGAAGATCAGTGCAGTCATCCAGGTTGAGGAGGGGGACAGTGATAAGTATCTGTTCTTTGCGACCCGTGAAGGGATAGTGAAGAAGACCCCTCTGGAAGATTACAATAACATCCGCAAAGGCGGACTTATTGCTATCAACCTGCGGGAAGAGGATTCCCTGATTGAAGTGAAGCTGACTGACGGTGAGCAGAATCTGATTATCGGTACTGCACGCGGGATGTCCATTACTTTCTCCGAGAACGATGTGCGTTCCATGGGCCGCAGCGCAACCGGGGTTAAGGGGATTACCCTTGACGACAATGACCATGTGATCGGTATGGATTGTGTCGATAAGGATCTGGAAGTGCTTATTGTAACGACTAAGGGTTACGGCAAGCGGACACCAGCGGCCGATTACCGTTCACAGACCCGTGGCGGTAAGGGCATCAAGACGATTAACCTTACGGATAAGAATGGTCCGGTAGTCGGTCTGAAGGTTGTTAAGAAGGATGAAGACCTGATGATTATCACGACAAGCGGTACCCTGATCCGTACAAGCATGGATGGTATCTCCACAATGGGCCGTTATGCGCAGGGCGTTAAGCTGATTAATATCCGTGAGGATGATGCGGTAGCGACGCTGTGCAGAGCAGACAAAGAGGAAGAGCTGCCTGAGCTTGAGGATGGCGAAGAGGTTCTAGGTGAAGCAGCAGAAGAAGCAGTAACGTCTGACCAGCCTGAATCTGATAACCAAGATGAAGAAAGCAACGAAGAATAA
- a CDS encoding HD-GYP domain-containing protein: MPSISVTEVKPGSKITKDVVTPLGGVLFAKGKIILPRDIEILQAFLIQQVEVEGVQAENKSPEPAAAAKQSSVKAGATINQSRLAKTNSPLHDEYEKMLALIKKSYHSAAAAALPIFELRSQLESLISQLKDYHVLKFAPRVLLDQDYNYHNAVLSALTSYKIAQWCGYPQKDWMQAAFAGLLHDIGNVKVDSSLLQKPTPLTAAEVEEVRRHTTYGYQLLRGVTAINEGVRLAALQHHEKIDGSGYPLRLEGSQIHFYAKIVAVADIFHAMTLEKAYRRAQSPYLVLEQLLAESFGKLDPAIVQTFIQKTTDLHSGTKIKLSDGRHGEIIFTDRSNPTRPMVQVEGMIVNLMMERNLYIQEIIA, encoded by the coding sequence ATGCCGAGCATATCGGTAACAGAAGTTAAACCGGGTTCAAAGATCACTAAAGATGTTGTCACTCCCTTGGGCGGGGTATTATTTGCAAAAGGAAAAATCATACTGCCGCGCGATATTGAGATTTTGCAGGCTTTTCTGATTCAGCAGGTAGAGGTTGAAGGGGTGCAAGCTGAGAATAAATCTCCGGAGCCGGCGGCAGCTGCCAAGCAGTCATCCGTCAAAGCAGGTGCTACGATTAACCAGTCGCGGCTTGCCAAGACGAATTCCCCTCTTCATGATGAATATGAAAAAATGCTGGCGCTCATTAAAAAGAGCTATCACTCGGCCGCCGCCGCCGCGCTGCCTATTTTTGAACTGCGGAGCCAGCTGGAATCATTGATAAGTCAGCTCAAAGATTATCATGTCCTGAAGTTTGCCCCTAGGGTACTGCTTGATCAGGATTATAATTATCATAACGCAGTTCTTTCAGCTCTAACCTCTTATAAGATTGCCCAGTGGTGCGGATATCCGCAAAAGGATTGGATGCAGGCTGCCTTTGCCGGCTTGCTGCATGACATCGGTAACGTGAAGGTAGACAGCTCACTGCTGCAAAAGCCAACACCTTTGACTGCAGCGGAAGTAGAGGAAGTCCGCAGACACACTACCTACGGATACCAGCTGCTGAGGGGGGTTACAGCGATTAATGAAGGCGTAAGACTTGCGGCACTGCAGCATCATGAGAAAATTGACGGCTCCGGGTATCCCCTGCGGCTTGAGGGAAGCCAGATTCACTTTTATGCGAAGATTGTAGCAGTGGCAGATATATTCCATGCAATGACACTGGAGAAAGCCTACAGAAGAGCCCAGTCGCCTTATCTGGTTTTGGAGCAGCTTTTGGCGGAAAGCTTCGGCAAGCTGGATCCGGCCATCGTACAGACTTTCATTCAGAAGACAACGGATCTGCACAGCGGGACCAAAATAAAACTTAGCGATGGTCGTCATGGAGAGATCATTTTTACAGACCGCAGTAATCCTACACGGCCTATGGTTCAGGTAGAAGGTATGATTGTTAACCTGATGATGGAACGGAACCTGTACATTCAGGAAATCATCGCCTGA